A DNA window from Ensifer sp. WSM1721 contains the following coding sequences:
- a CDS encoding nodulation protein NfeD, producing MSRILILVFVLLSAFAFPVPLASGAERVAIVLHVNGAISPAAAEYVTRGLARASDRGAMLVILRMDTPGGLDTSMRDIIRAILDSSVPVASFVAPSGARAASAGTYILYASHIAAMAPGTNLGAATPIAIGGGLFGDDEPRDKDTPVEPGKPPGDKRPTNPGEAKLINDAVAYIRGLAELRDRNADWAERAVREAASLSSAAAAREKVIDFTAATIEDLLKQAHGRTVRVGQADVRLDTAGLAVEDVLPDWRTRLLSVITDPNVALLLMIVGIYGLIFEFLTPGTVVPGTIGGISLLLGLYALAVLPVSYAGIGLILLGVALLVAEAHAPSFGALGLGGGVAIVLGAAILFDTDVPGLQVSWPVLGGVAIASLTFSLLVARLALLSRRHKVATGAEQMIGISGKVDSWAGAAGYVIAHGERWRAVSGEPLGPGEDVMVVGRDGLTLEVKRRAKRS from the coding sequence ATGTCCCGAATCCTCATCCTGGTGTTTGTCCTCCTGTCGGCGTTCGCCTTTCCAGTGCCCCTTGCGTCCGGTGCCGAGCGCGTAGCGATTGTCCTGCATGTGAATGGCGCGATCAGTCCCGCCGCGGCGGAATATGTGACACGCGGCCTCGCGCGAGCCAGCGATCGCGGCGCGATGCTGGTGATCTTGCGGATGGACACGCCCGGCGGCCTCGACACGTCGATGCGCGACATCATCCGTGCCATCCTCGATTCTTCGGTTCCTGTCGCGAGTTTCGTGGCGCCGAGCGGCGCGAGGGCGGCAAGCGCCGGCACCTATATCCTCTATGCGAGCCATATCGCGGCGATGGCGCCGGGCACCAATCTGGGTGCGGCAACGCCGATCGCGATCGGCGGCGGGTTGTTCGGCGACGATGAGCCGCGCGACAAGGACACGCCGGTCGAGCCGGGCAAGCCGCCTGGCGACAAGCGGCCCACCAATCCCGGCGAGGCAAAGCTGATCAATGACGCGGTGGCCTATATTCGCGGGCTCGCGGAGCTCAGGGATCGCAATGCCGACTGGGCGGAGCGCGCCGTGCGCGAGGCGGCGAGCCTCTCCTCGGCCGCGGCGGCGCGCGAGAAGGTCATCGATTTCACCGCCGCCACCATTGAGGACCTCCTGAAGCAGGCCCATGGCCGCACGGTTCGCGTCGGCCAGGCCGACGTCCGGCTCGATACGGCGGGGCTTGCCGTCGAGGACGTTCTGCCGGATTGGCGCACCCGCCTGCTTTCGGTGATCACCGATCCGAACGTCGCGCTTCTCCTGATGATCGTCGGCATTTACGGGCTGATCTTCGAGTTCCTGACGCCTGGGACGGTGGTGCCCGGGACGATTGGCGGCATCAGCCTTCTGCTCGGCCTCTATGCCTTGGCGGTGCTGCCCGTCAGCTATGCCGGTATTGGCCTGATCCTGCTCGGTGTTGCGCTGCTTGTGGCCGAGGCGCATGCGCCGTCCTTTGGTGCCCTTGGGCTCGGCGGCGGGGTCGCCATCGTGCTGGGTGCCGCCATCCTGTTCGATACCGACGTGCCGGGGCTGCAGGTCTCCTGGCCGGTTCTCGGCGGCGTGGCGATCGCAAGCCTTACTTTCAGCCTCCTTGTCGCTCGTCTCGCACTCCTGTCGCGCCGGCACAAGGTCGCCACCGGAGCCGAGCAGATGATCGGCATTTCCGGGAAGGTCGACAGCTGGGCGGGAGCCGCCGGTTACGTGATCGCGCATGGGGAGCGCTGGAGGGCGGTGAGCGGTGAGCCGCTCGGCCCCGGCGAGGACGTGATGGTCGTTGGCAGGGATGGCTTGACGCTCGAAGTCAAGCGCCGAGCAAAACGGAGCTGA
- a CDS encoding slipin family protein: MPLFGSLVPLAAALFLLLIVIAYAIRILREYERGVVFTLGRFTGVKGPGLILLLPYVQQMVRVDLRTRVLDVPSQDVISHDNVSVRVSAVIYFRVIDAEKSTIQVEDFMMATSQLAQTTLRSVLGKHDLDEMLAERDRLNEDIQKILDVQTDAWGIKVATVEIKHVDINESMIRAIARQAEAERERRAKVINAEGEQQAAAKLLEAAEILAKRPQAMQLRYLSTLNVIAAEKSSTIIFPFPMEIADMLAAKTKGSSS, translated from the coding sequence ATGCCCCTGTTTGGAAGTCTTGTTCCGCTCGCCGCGGCACTGTTTCTCCTGCTCATCGTCATCGCCTATGCGATCCGGATCCTCAGGGAATACGAGCGCGGCGTGGTCTTCACGTTGGGCCGCTTTACCGGCGTCAAGGGACCGGGTCTTATCCTGCTCCTTCCCTACGTGCAGCAGATGGTGCGGGTCGACCTCAGAACCCGCGTGCTCGACGTCCCGAGCCAGGACGTCATCTCGCATGACAACGTCTCCGTCCGCGTGAGCGCGGTGATCTATTTCCGAGTCATCGACGCCGAAAAATCGACCATCCAGGTCGAAGACTTCATGATGGCGACGAGCCAGCTCGCCCAGACCACGCTGCGCTCGGTGCTCGGCAAGCACGACCTCGACGAGATGCTGGCGGAGCGCGACAGGCTCAACGAGGATATCCAGAAGATCCTCGACGTCCAGACGGACGCCTGGGGCATCAAAGTGGCGACCGTCGAGATCAAGCATGTCGACATCAACGAGTCGATGATCCGTGCGATCGCCCGTCAGGCGGAAGCCGAACGCGAGCGGCGCGCCAAGGTCATCAACGCCGAAGGCGAGCAGCAGGCGGCGGCCAAGCTGCTGGAGGCCGCGGAAATCCTCGCGAAGAGGCCCCAGGCCATGCAATTGCGCTACCTGAGCACATTGAACGTCATCGCCGCCGAAAAGAGTTCAACGATCATCTTTCCCTTCCCGATGGAGATCGCCGATATGCTGGCGGCGAAGACGAAAGGTTCCTCGAGCTAG
- a CDS encoding universal stress protein, which produces MRYKTILTVVGVDRFDDDLKAAADICTAGNAHLSVLVVKLAALPPIGDYGATFSVDWVEARENDIAELNASVEAARALLSGTGISFQVDGRYSEFAGADNDIGGRARYADMTLIGPSLSASPDLRSRAIDGALFNSARPVLLVPKGRRASLAPKRVLLAWNSHIEAARAAREALEIMAGAELVHVTMVDPAAPPSGEEPGADVAAYLARHGIKVTIDRLPGAGRRVDEVLNSHALDIAADLIVMGAYGHSRMRERIFGGVTKSMIDAAVVPVLMMH; this is translated from the coding sequence ATGAGATACAAGACCATTCTCACCGTGGTCGGCGTCGACCGTTTCGATGACGACCTCAAAGCGGCGGCCGACATCTGCACGGCGGGCAACGCGCATTTGTCGGTTCTTGTCGTTAAATTGGCGGCGCTACCGCCCATCGGCGACTACGGCGCTACGTTTTCCGTCGACTGGGTCGAGGCAAGGGAAAACGATATCGCCGAGCTCAACGCGAGTGTCGAAGCGGCCAGGGCCTTGCTGTCGGGGACGGGCATCTCGTTTCAGGTCGACGGCAGATATTCGGAGTTCGCAGGCGCCGACAATGACATAGGCGGACGCGCACGCTACGCCGATATGACATTGATCGGCCCCAGCCTGTCGGCCAGCCCCGACTTGCGGTCCCGCGCGATCGATGGCGCCCTCTTCAATTCCGCACGGCCCGTTCTGCTGGTGCCGAAGGGCCGGCGCGCGAGCCTTGCGCCCAAGAGGGTTCTGCTTGCTTGGAATTCGCATATCGAAGCAGCACGAGCGGCGCGCGAGGCGTTGGAGATAATGGCCGGTGCAGAGCTCGTCCACGTCACGATGGTCGACCCAGCGGCGCCGCCCAGCGGCGAGGAGCCTGGAGCCGACGTCGCGGCCTATCTCGCCCGCCACGGCATCAAGGTCACGATCGATCGGCTGCCAGGCGCGGGCCGGCGCGTGGACGAAGTGCTCAACAGCCATGCGCTTGATATCGCGGCCGACCTGATCGTCATGGGCGCCTACGGCCATTCGCGGATGCGCGAGCGGATCTTTGGCGGCGTCACGAAATCGATGATCGATGCGGCCGTCGTGCCCGTGCTGATGATGCACTGA
- a CDS encoding zinc-dependent alcohol dehydrogenase family protein: MLAMVLEEIGKPLVAVERPLPEPLAGELRLRVEACAVCRTDLHVVDGDLPRPKLPLVPGHEIVGVVEAVGTGVDPGRIGWRVGVPWLGHTCRTCFYCRSNAENLCDAPLFTGYTRDGGFATHVVADQDYAFDLDPFGDPVSLAPLLCAGLIGWRSLKRAGDGRRIGLYGFGAAAHIITQICARQGRQVYAFTRAEDAAGQRFALDLGAIWAGGSDEVPPEPLDAAIIFAPVGTLVPAALKAVRKGGRVVCGGIHMSDIPAMPYALLWGERELVSVANLTREDAHEFLAIAAETGVRTHTTVYPLEDANAAIADLRAGNFNGAAVLVPRQTRLDGSSPAGASNGQTY, encoded by the coding sequence ATGCTGGCGATGGTTCTTGAAGAGATCGGAAAGCCATTAGTCGCCGTCGAACGCCCCCTACCGGAGCCGCTCGCAGGCGAACTCCGGCTCAGAGTGGAGGCCTGTGCCGTCTGTCGCACGGACCTGCATGTGGTCGACGGCGACCTGCCTCGTCCGAAGCTGCCGCTCGTGCCCGGCCACGAGATCGTCGGCGTCGTCGAGGCGGTCGGGACGGGTGTGGACCCGGGCAGGATCGGCTGGCGTGTCGGCGTGCCTTGGCTCGGCCATACATGCCGGACCTGCTTCTATTGCCGCTCGAACGCGGAAAACCTCTGCGACGCCCCCTTGTTCACCGGCTATACCCGCGATGGCGGTTTCGCCACCCATGTTGTCGCGGATCAGGACTATGCCTTCGATCTCGACCCTTTCGGCGATCCCGTCTCGCTAGCGCCTCTGCTTTGCGCGGGTCTCATCGGCTGGCGCTCGCTGAAGCGCGCCGGCGACGGCCGCAGGATCGGGCTCTATGGCTTCGGAGCGGCCGCACACATCATTACCCAGATCTGCGCCCGCCAGGGACGGCAGGTCTATGCCTTCACTCGCGCGGAAGACGCGGCCGGGCAGCGCTTTGCGCTGGACCTCGGAGCGATCTGGGCCGGTGGCTCGGACGAGGTGCCGCCGGAGCCGCTCGACGCCGCCATCATCTTCGCTCCCGTCGGAACCCTCGTCCCCGCGGCGCTCAAGGCTGTGCGCAAAGGCGGGCGCGTCGTCTGCGGCGGCATCCACATGAGCGACATTCCTGCTATGCCCTACGCCTTGCTGTGGGGCGAGCGCGAACTCGTCTCTGTCGCGAATCTCACGCGCGAGGACGCGCACGAGTTCCTTGCGATCGCCGCGGAGACCGGAGTCCGCACCCACACGACCGTTTATCCTCTCGAGGATGCCAACGCCGCGATTGCCGACCTCCGCGCAGGCAACTTCAACGGCGCCGCCGTGCTTGTGCCCAGACAGACCCGCCTCGATGGCTCCTCACCAGCGGGGGCATCGAATGGTCAAACTTATTGA
- a CDS encoding NUDIX domain-containing protein: MAKRSAGILLYKYEGGSLLVLLVHPGGPFWTNRDAGAWSIPKGEYEPGEEPEAAARREFLEETGVAVTCPLEFLGEERQKSGKLVTAYAGESDLDIAKLRSNVFEIEWPPRSGRMQSFPEVDRAGWFTVPVAREKINPAQRPFLDRLEAARATDRSAGSTV; the protein is encoded by the coding sequence ATGGCGAAGAGAAGCGCAGGCATCCTGCTTTACAAATATGAAGGCGGCTCGCTCCTGGTCCTGCTCGTTCACCCCGGCGGCCCCTTCTGGACCAATCGTGACGCCGGCGCCTGGTCGATCCCGAAGGGCGAATACGAACCCGGCGAAGAGCCGGAGGCGGCGGCACGGCGGGAATTCCTCGAGGAGACCGGCGTTGCGGTGACCTGCCCCCTGGAGTTTCTCGGCGAAGAGCGCCAGAAGAGCGGCAAGCTGGTCACGGCCTATGCCGGCGAAAGTGACCTCGACATTGCGAAGCTCAGAAGCAATGTTTTCGAGATCGAATGGCCGCCGCGCAGCGGCCGCATGCAATCCTTTCCCGAAGTGGATCGTGCCGGATGGTTCACGGTTCCCGTCGCGCGGGAAAAGATAAACCCGGCGCAGCGGCCCTTCCTCGATCGTCTCGAAGCGGCTCGCGCCACGGACCGCAGCGCGGGGTCGACCGTCTGA
- a CDS encoding Hsp20/alpha crystallin family protein, which produces MAQKQPVKVETSAPEKREPVSMFESLRREIDQLFEDFNPLGWRSFPARMREFDRPWSERSTWRMSPVVDVIESEKEYKIAAEMPGMDANEVEVKIVNDMLSISGEKKEEKEEREKDRFLSERRYGAFQRSFRLPPGVDADKIEATFAKGVLTVRLPKTAEAASNEKKINIKAA; this is translated from the coding sequence ATGGCCCAAAAGCAACCCGTCAAGGTCGAAACATCCGCTCCTGAAAAGCGCGAACCAGTTTCGATGTTCGAGAGCCTCCGCCGGGAAATCGATCAGCTTTTCGAAGATTTCAATCCGCTTGGCTGGCGGTCCTTCCCGGCGCGCATGCGCGAATTCGACCGGCCGTGGTCCGAAAGGAGCACCTGGCGAATGTCTCCTGTAGTCGACGTCATCGAATCGGAGAAGGAATACAAGATCGCCGCTGAGATGCCGGGCATGGACGCCAACGAGGTCGAAGTGAAAATCGTGAACGACATGCTGTCGATCAGCGGCGAAAAGAAAGAGGAGAAGGAGGAACGCGAAAAGGATCGCTTCCTGTCGGAACGGCGCTATGGCGCATTCCAGCGCAGTTTCCGGCTGCCACCCGGCGTCGATGCGGACAAGATCGAAGCAACCTTCGCGAAGGGCGTCCTGACCGTGCGGCTGCCGAAGACGGCCGAAGCCGCCAGCAACGAGAAGAAGATCAACATCAAGGCAGCGTGA
- a CDS encoding siroheme synthase, whose product MRALPPLQNDMRPQRVAALATLPLFWSLKRKRVVVAGGSDAAAWKAELLAACGAEVHVYAPHTELGEIFRDLIARGAAHECGRFVHHGVMWHPDIFQGAAIAIADCDEDVEAEAFFNTARAAGVPVNVIDKPAFCQFQFGSIVNRSPVVVAISTDGAAPILAQAIRRRIETLLPPAIKSWATIAQAIRERVNARLQPGAVRRSFWERFVDRAFLDTPEEGVETRLMAELERLAAPRSAIGRVTIVGAGPGDAELLTLKAVRALQAADVILYDEQISNDILELARREAKRILVSNQRGDGMVMALAKTGKRVVRLQPGNPVGAAATHEEVSRLGKLGIAVELVPGVDAAHRAPATAAAASGETCPADPAAAGGTTRAANL is encoded by the coding sequence ATGCGTGCCTTGCCGCCGCTGCAGAATGATATGAGGCCGCAGCGCGTCGCCGCGCTCGCGACGCTGCCGCTCTTCTGGAGCCTGAAGCGCAAGCGTGTCGTGGTGGCAGGCGGCAGCGACGCCGCCGCCTGGAAGGCCGAACTCCTAGCGGCCTGCGGTGCGGAAGTCCATGTCTATGCCCCGCACACGGAACTCGGCGAGATCTTTCGCGACCTCATCGCCCGGGGTGCGGCGCATGAATGCGGCCGCTTCGTTCATCACGGCGTAATGTGGCACCCCGACATCTTTCAAGGCGCGGCAATCGCCATTGCCGATTGCGATGAGGACGTCGAGGCGGAAGCCTTCTTCAACACCGCGCGCGCCGCCGGCGTGCCCGTGAACGTCATTGACAAGCCTGCCTTCTGCCAATTCCAATTCGGATCGATCGTCAATCGCTCGCCCGTCGTCGTTGCAATTTCCACCGATGGGGCAGCGCCGATCCTCGCGCAGGCGATACGCCGGCGGATCGAGACCCTGCTGCCGCCGGCAATCAAAAGCTGGGCGACGATCGCGCAGGCAATTCGTGAGCGCGTGAACGCACGCCTGCAGCCGGGTGCCGTGCGCCGCAGCTTTTGGGAGCGTTTCGTCGATCGGGCTTTCCTCGATACACCGGAGGAGGGTGTGGAGACGCGGCTGATGGCGGAGCTGGAGCGCCTTGCGGCACCACGGTCCGCTATCGGCCGCGTCACCATCGTCGGCGCGGGTCCGGGCGATGCGGAACTCCTCACCTTGAAGGCCGTCCGCGCCCTGCAGGCGGCCGACGTCATCCTCTACGACGAGCAAATTTCCAACGACATCCTTGAGCTCGCGCGGCGTGAAGCAAAGCGCATCCTCGTCAGCAATCAGCGCGGCGACGGAATGGTGATGGCTCTCGCCAAGACAGGCAAACGGGTAGTGCGCCTGCAGCCAGGCAACCCGGTGGGCGCCGCCGCCACGCATGAGGAGGTGTCGAGACTGGGCAAGCTCGGCATTGCCGTAGAGCTTGTACCGGGTGTCGATGCGGCGCATCGTGCGCCAGCTACCGCTGCGGCCGCTAGTGGGGAGACCTGCCCGGCAGATCCGGCCGCAGCGGGGGGAACTACACGCGCAGCCAATCTTTGA
- a CDS encoding nitrate reductase — MACEVKTTCPYCGVGCGVIARVGDDGAVSVKGDPEHPANFGRLCSKGSALAETLDLDGRLLYPEIGGRRASWGEALDLVAERFSQSIAEHGPDSVAFYVSGQLLTEDYYIANKLMKGFIGSANIDTNSRLCMSSSVAGHRRAFGSDTVPGTYEDLELADLVVLTGSNLAWCHPVLYQRLVAAKAARPEMKVVVIDPRRTMTADIADMHLAIAPDGDTALFNGLFAHLVTSGAVDQNYISAHTAGFPEAFAAASALDLPALANTTGLTQAALLDFYRLFETTEKVVTCYSQGVNQSAAGTDKVNAIINCHLATGRIGRPGMGPFSLTGQPNAMGGREVGGLANMLAAHMDIDKPLDRDLVQRFWGAPTIAAKQGLKAVDMFRAVADGRIKALWIMATNPVVSLPDADAVEAAIRACPFVVVSDILKETDTARHAHVLLPSLGWGEKDGIVTNSERRISRQRAFLEAPGEARADWWQLAEVGRRMGFAEAFGHASPAEIFAEHAALSGFENDGRRDFDISALAEIDRASYDALDPFQWPQPKGTAPQERRFFADGGFYHSDGRARFVPVHAPKARPGNDAFPFTLNTGRVRDHWHTMTRTGKSARLSGHLAEPFVEIHPRDAQKIGVGDADLVAVESPYGAVAVRALVTERQAERNLFVPMHWNDQFASKARIDALVAPVTDPVSGQPASKNVAVRASRFAAKTYGFAVSASKPQNLDAAYWAIAKAEGGWRMELAFADGDKDWIDWCRGAFSIAADIEPIGYTDRTSGELRLAFFEGDRLLAALFLSPRPAAVARSWAVSQLGASHDNLGRRFAVTAGRPGADQPDPGATVCSCFSVGVNQITSAIREGCHSVEAVGAKLSAGTNCGSCRAEIRGIIHACLAAAAE, encoded by the coding sequence ATGGCGTGCGAGGTCAAGACCACCTGTCCCTATTGCGGCGTCGGCTGCGGCGTCATCGCGCGCGTGGGGGATGACGGAGCGGTCAGCGTCAAGGGCGATCCCGAGCATCCGGCCAATTTCGGCCGGCTCTGCTCAAAGGGCTCGGCACTTGCCGAAACCCTCGATCTCGACGGCCGCCTCCTCTATCCAGAGATCGGCGGCCGCCGCGCGAGTTGGGGCGAAGCGCTCGACCTCGTTGCCGAACGGTTTTCGCAGAGTATCGCCGAGCACGGTCCCGATTCGGTTGCCTTCTACGTCTCGGGACAATTGCTGACGGAAGACTATTACATCGCCAACAAGTTGATGAAGGGTTTCATCGGTTCGGCGAATATCGACACGAACTCGCGCCTCTGCATGTCGTCCTCCGTTGCCGGCCACCGCCGCGCTTTCGGCTCGGACACCGTGCCGGGTACGTATGAGGACCTGGAACTTGCCGATCTCGTCGTGCTGACGGGCTCCAACCTCGCCTGGTGCCATCCGGTCCTCTACCAGCGCCTGGTCGCGGCGAAGGCAGCCCGCCCGGAAATGAAGGTCGTGGTCATCGATCCGCGCCGGACGATGACGGCAGACATCGCCGACATGCATCTCGCGATCGCCCCCGACGGCGACACGGCGCTTTTTAACGGTCTGTTCGCCCATCTCGTGACGAGCGGCGCCGTCGACCAGAACTACATCTCGGCGCATACTGCCGGTTTTCCGGAAGCCTTCGCCGCCGCTTCCGCCCTCGATTTGCCGGCGCTGGCGAACACGACCGGCCTCACACAGGCCGCGCTGCTCGATTTCTACCGCCTGTTCGAAACGACCGAAAAGGTCGTGACCTGCTACAGCCAAGGCGTGAACCAGTCGGCGGCCGGTACCGACAAGGTCAATGCCATCATCAACTGTCATCTTGCTACAGGGCGTATCGGCCGGCCGGGCATGGGCCCCTTCTCGCTGACCGGTCAGCCCAATGCCATGGGCGGGCGCGAGGTCGGCGGTCTCGCCAACATGCTTGCCGCCCACATGGATATCGACAAGCCGCTCGATCGCGACCTGGTGCAGCGCTTCTGGGGCGCTCCGACGATCGCGGCCAAGCAGGGCCTCAAGGCGGTCGACATGTTCCGAGCCGTGGCCGACGGACGCATCAAGGCGCTCTGGATCATGGCGACGAATCCGGTCGTATCCCTGCCCGATGCCGATGCCGTCGAAGCGGCGATCAGGGCCTGCCCCTTCGTTGTCGTTTCCGACATTCTGAAAGAGACCGATACGGCGCGCCATGCCCATGTGCTGTTGCCCTCGCTCGGCTGGGGCGAGAAGGACGGTATCGTCACCAATTCCGAGCGACGGATATCGCGGCAGCGCGCCTTCCTCGAAGCGCCCGGAGAGGCGCGCGCCGACTGGTGGCAACTCGCCGAAGTCGGCCGGCGCATGGGCTTTGCGGAAGCCTTCGGCCACGCGTCACCGGCCGAGATCTTCGCCGAACATGCCGCCCTGTCCGGCTTTGAGAATGACGGACGCCGCGACTTCGACATCAGCGCCCTTGCCGAGATCGACCGGGCGAGCTACGACGCTCTTGACCCCTTTCAGTGGCCGCAGCCGAAGGGAACCGCGCCGCAGGAGAGACGCTTCTTTGCCGACGGCGGCTTCTATCATTCGGATGGCCGCGCCCGCTTCGTGCCCGTCCACGCGCCGAAGGCAAGGCCCGGCAACGACGCGTTCCCCTTCACCCTCAATACGGGCCGAGTGCGCGACCACTGGCACACCATGACCCGCACCGGCAAGAGCGCCCGTCTCTCCGGCCATCTCGCCGAGCCCTTCGTCGAAATCCATCCGCGTGACGCGCAGAAGATCGGCGTCGGCGACGCTGATCTCGTTGCGGTCGAAAGCCCCTACGGCGCTGTGGCCGTGCGGGCGCTCGTCACCGAGCGTCAGGCCGAACGCAATCTCTTCGTGCCGATGCACTGGAACGACCAGTTCGCCTCGAAAGCGCGCATCGATGCGCTCGTCGCCCCGGTCACCGATCCCGTCTCCGGCCAGCCTGCCTCGAAAAACGTGGCCGTTCGGGCGAGCCGCTTCGCGGCGAAAACCTACGGCTTCGCCGTTTCGGCCTCAAAGCCCCAAAATCTCGACGCCGCCTATTGGGCCATCGCCAAGGCCGAAGGCGGCTGGCGGATGGAGCTTGCCTTCGCTGATGGGGACAAGGATTGGATCGACTGGTGCCGCGGAGCTTTCTCCATCGCTGCCGACATTGAACCGATCGGCTATACCGATCGCACGTCCGGCGAGCTTCGCCTCGCCTTCTTCGAGGGCGACCGCCTGCTTGCCGCGCTGTTCCTTTCGCCCCGGCCGGCCGCCGTCGCGCGCAGTTGGGCGGTCTCGCAACTTGGTGCTTCGCACGACAACCTCGGCAGGCGCTTTGCGGTGACCGCTGGCCGTCCCGGCGCCGACCAGCCGGATCCCGGCGCGACCGTCTGTTCCTGCTTCAGTGTCGGCGTCAACCAGATCACCTCCGCCATCCGCGAGGGCTGCCACAGCGTCGAGGCGGTCGGAGCGAAGCTGAGCGCCGGCACCAATTGCGGCTCCTGCCGCGCAGAGATCAGGGGGATCATCCATGCGTGCCTTGCCGCCGCTGCAGAATGA
- the nirD gene encoding nitrite reductase small subunit NirD, which produces MMMNWIAIGDISDIPLRGARCVKTPVGKIAVFRTAENEVFAIEDHCPHKGGPLSQGIVHGTAVTCPLHNWVISLETGKALGADEGAVRTVPVKNDNGALFIALENLALAAAE; this is translated from the coding sequence ATGATGATGAACTGGATTGCTATTGGCGACATCAGCGACATTCCGCTGCGCGGCGCGCGCTGCGTGAAGACGCCGGTCGGCAAGATCGCCGTCTTCCGCACCGCCGAGAACGAGGTCTTCGCCATAGAGGATCATTGCCCGCACAAGGGCGGGCCGCTCTCCCAGGGCATTGTGCATGGCACCGCCGTCACCTGCCCGCTGCACAATTGGGTGATCTCGCTCGAAACCGGCAAGGCGCTCGGCGCCGACGAGGGCGCGGTGCGCACGGTGCCGGTGAAGAACGACAACGGAGCGCTCTTCATCGCGCTCGAAAACCTGGCATTGGCGGCGGCGGAGTAG